A window from Aerococcus sp. Group 1 encodes these proteins:
- a CDS encoding RecQ family ATP-dependent DNA helicase, with protein MLEDLLATHFGYQSFRPGQKEILLHLQKRENTIGILPTAGGKSLIYQIYQYLNPGPILLISPLLALMEDQVSQLQALGFKASVAITSQLSKQEKNWLLHHLHDFQFIIMSPEMLSQPAVLRRLRQIAIKLMVIDEAHCISQWGYDFRPEYSALRQFRQALNHPLTLALSGSASQNTLAEIAQHLFSDWESYQQVQCPLDRPNLFYGQLKLNEKDKFLHLNSLLETLPKPGIIYVHNKMELEELYQDLKASSQLKLASYHADKTSEERLQVQEQFQKGHLDAILATSAFGMGINQANVRFVIHYHAPQSLADYLQESGRCGRDGQEALVLLYSNPQEISRLNYFKEQIDAQAVPFYQGLNQAYKWAGFLQSQPFLALEEQIQNLITYFYYNYSPQDKEQIQKDFQNYQKIKKNEIEQMIQYLTLKSCYRRYLLSHFSKERISTNRFCCSHCQADFEDTATFKEYLTLAPNRLVNPKEKVLKDWRARLNVLFLS; from the coding sequence ATGTTAGAAGATCTCTTAGCGACTCACTTTGGTTACCAGTCTTTTCGCCCTGGGCAAAAGGAAATTTTACTCCACTTACAGAAGCGAGAAAACACGATTGGTATTTTACCTACTGCTGGCGGCAAGTCATTGATTTATCAGATCTACCAGTATTTAAATCCCGGTCCCATTTTGCTTATCTCCCCTTTGTTGGCATTGATGGAAGACCAAGTTAGTCAGTTGCAGGCACTAGGTTTTAAAGCAAGTGTGGCAATAACTAGTCAATTAAGTAAACAAGAAAAAAACTGGTTACTTCATCATCTCCATGACTTTCAATTTATTATTATGTCACCAGAAATGCTCTCCCAACCCGCTGTCTTACGGCGCTTAAGGCAAATTGCTATCAAACTGATGGTCATTGATGAAGCGCACTGTATTTCTCAATGGGGCTATGATTTTCGCCCGGAGTACAGTGCCCTCAGACAATTTCGCCAAGCCTTAAATCATCCTTTAACCCTAGCCCTGAGCGGTAGTGCTAGTCAAAATACACTAGCAGAGATTGCCCAGCATTTGTTTAGTGATTGGGAAAGCTATCAGCAAGTCCAATGCCCCTTGGACCGTCCTAATTTGTTCTATGGTCAATTGAAGCTTAATGAAAAGGACAAGTTTCTCCATCTTAATTCCTTGCTTGAGACCTTACCAAAGCCGGGAATCATTTATGTCCACAATAAAATGGAGTTGGAAGAACTTTACCAAGATTTAAAAGCGAGCAGCCAGCTAAAGCTCGCCAGCTACCATGCTGACAAGACTAGTGAGGAGCGCTTGCAAGTCCAAGAGCAATTTCAAAAGGGACATCTTGACGCGATTTTAGCCACATCTGCTTTTGGCATGGGGATTAACCAGGCCAATGTACGCTTTGTTATTCACTATCATGCTCCGCAATCATTAGCTGACTATCTGCAAGAGAGTGGCCGATGTGGTCGTGACGGCCAAGAGGCTTTGGTATTACTTTATTCTAATCCCCAAGAAATTAGCCGTTTAAATTATTTTAAAGAGCAAATTGACGCTCAAGCTGTGCCTTTTTATCAAGGATTAAATCAGGCTTACAAGTGGGCTGGTTTTTTGCAAAGTCAGCCTTTCTTAGCACTTGAGGAGCAAATCCAAAATTTAATCACTTATTTTTACTATAATTATTCACCGCAGGATAAGGAGCAGATTCAGAAAGACTTTCAAAACTATCAAAAAATAAAGAAAAATGAAATCGAACAAATGATTCAATACCTCACCTTAAAGAGCTGTTATCGTCGTTACTTGCTAAGTCATTTTTCCAAGGAAAGGATAAGTACTAATCGCTTTTGTTGCTCGCATTGTCAGGCTGACTTTGAAGATACGGCAACTTTTAAGGAATATCTGACCTTGGCCCCTAATCGCTTGGTGAATCCCAAAGAAAAAGTGTTGAAGGATTGGCGGGCGCGACTTAATGTCTTATTTCTTAGTTAG
- a CDS encoding helix-turn-helix domain-containing protein, which produces MLELLAEVKKGTADLNQNTLYQILIGKRTPSSLFYAYSHQLLFLFNLCPQLSKLSWEKLGQVDHEPETDMQTLLAGLKYRQGLFPKANHQAIQTSLLLFFQALANASHGEKSYQPLTQSAQIQYQVKCFFAWTQKKYRKKELATILGQELEAILAAWPLEQADMLLARIGYVDLPALTYEELASRYHFTLDQCHLYYSSLIDRLMITVLSADTYPLLKSFFESFIAPYPPWSDSANVSYGYIKQGYSLEKIAKNRHLKVSTIADHYVDIMLSRPEVLAQEASDLFGADLKKIDWSLAYNHFESFQKAFPKAPYWLYRYYQMMQVKEARKEQVRC; this is translated from the coding sequence ATGTTAGAACTCTTAGCTGAAGTCAAGAAAGGCACAGCAGACTTGAATCAAAATACACTTTATCAAATTCTTATTGGTAAACGCACACCCTCTAGCTTGTTTTACGCCTATAGTCACCAGCTCTTATTCTTATTTAACTTATGTCCTCAATTATCCAAGTTAAGCTGGGAAAAGTTAGGCCAGGTTGATCATGAGCCAGAGACTGATATGCAAACTTTATTGGCTGGTCTAAAATACCGGCAGGGGCTATTTCCAAAAGCTAACCACCAGGCTATACAGACTAGTCTACTCTTATTCTTTCAAGCTCTAGCTAATGCTAGCCATGGTGAAAAAAGCTACCAACCCCTTACACAAAGTGCTCAAATTCAATACCAGGTCAAGTGCTTCTTTGCTTGGACGCAAAAAAAGTATCGTAAAAAGGAGTTAGCGACTATACTAGGCCAGGAATTAGAAGCAATTTTAGCTGCTTGGCCACTGGAGCAGGCCGATATGTTATTGGCTCGGATCGGTTATGTTGACTTGCCAGCGCTGACTTATGAAGAATTAGCAAGTCGTTATCATTTTACTTTAGACCAATGCCATTTGTACTATAGTAGTTTAATTGATCGCCTCATGATCACAGTTCTATCCGCGGATACTTACCCCCTCTTAAAAAGCTTTTTTGAAAGCTTTATTGCCCCCTATCCTCCTTGGTCAGATTCCGCTAATGTGAGCTATGGTTATATTAAACAGGGCTATTCATTAGAAAAAATTGCTAAAAACCGTCATTTAAAAGTTTCTACCATAGCCGATCATTATGTGGACATTATGCTTTCTCGTCCAGAAGTTTTAGCCCAGGAAGCCAGTGACTTGTTCGGCGCAGATTTAAAGAAGATTGATTGGTCGCTTGCTTATAATCACTTTGAAAGTTTTCAGAAGGCTTTTCCTAAAGCGCCTTATTGGCTTTACCGTTATTATCAAATGATGCAAGTGAAAGAGGCCAGAAAGGAGCAAGTAAGATGTTAG
- a CDS encoding helix-turn-helix domain-containing protein translates to MDTSTDQTMAKLLSKLDQRRLNIIKYLISSDQEMVAIKELKNHFNCSSQTIISDLKQLILIFPDKLQFEMKYKYIKLVASTPPQLNAFYPYFFSNSIYFILIRTIFSQKIYYISYMCEKLFVSRSTLYRIIDSINQFFTSYYPSLSLTMNPFTIEGPEREVRKFYYDFLNLVTS, encoded by the coding sequence ATGGATACATCAACAGACCAAACAATGGCCAAGCTACTGAGTAAATTAGACCAGCGGCGCTTAAATATTATCAAATACCTCATTAGCAGTGATCAAGAAATGGTGGCCATCAAAGAATTAAAGAACCATTTTAATTGTTCATCACAGACAATAATTTCTGACTTAAAGCAACTCATTCTCATTTTTCCCGACAAACTACAGTTTGAAATGAAATATAAATACATCAAATTAGTTGCTTCTACCCCGCCTCAGCTTAATGCATTTTATCCTTACTTTTTTAGCAATAGTATTTATTTCATTTTAATACGAACCATTTTCAGTCAAAAAATTTACTATATTTCTTATATGTGCGAAAAGTTATTCGTTAGTCGGTCTACTCTTTATCGCATCATTGATTCCATTAACCAATTTTTTACCAGTTATTATCCAAGTCTCAGTCTCACCATGAACCCCTTTACTATTGAGGGTCCCGAACGTGAGGTAAGGAAATTTTATTACGATTTTTTGAATTTGGTTACCAGTTAA
- a CDS encoding ECF transporter S component has translation MKTSTRQLIVTAVMGAIAFILMMFSFPILPAIPFLKVDFSDVPILFTTFLFGPWSGAGAAFVRNFLHYMQTGGNAGYPIGDMASFIATLSYCLPIYYILRNYDLRLSKQVETAKYYVKVCFAFAIGSVLMTFVLSLANYYVITPFYMAVMNFEIPNMQEYILYGIVPFNLLKGLIISIANFIVLSAALPVAKRRLV, from the coding sequence ATGAAAACAAGTACACGTCAGTTAATTGTTACCGCAGTTATGGGGGCTATTGCCTTTATCCTTATGATGTTTTCTTTTCCGATATTGCCTGCTATACCTTTCTTAAAGGTCGATTTTTCTGATGTACCGATCCTATTCACCACCTTTTTGTTTGGTCCATGGAGTGGTGCAGGGGCTGCTTTTGTACGGAACTTTTTACACTATATGCAAACAGGTGGCAATGCAGGTTACCCAATCGGAGATATGGCTTCTTTCATAGCTACTCTTTCTTATTGCTTGCCAATTTACTATATTTTACGTAATTATGATCTTCGTTTGAGCAAACAAGTTGAAACGGCTAAGTACTATGTCAAAGTCTGCTTTGCTTTTGCAATCGGTAGCGTATTAATGACGTTTGTCCTTTCTTTGGCTAACTACTATGTCATTACTCCCTTCTATATGGCTGTGATGAATTTCGAAATTCCTAACATGCAGGAATATATTCTTTATGGCATAGTTCCCTTTAATTTACTCAAGGGTCTGATTATTTCGATAGCTAACTTTATTGTTTTATCGGCTGCCTTACCTGTGGCTAAGCGGCGTTTAGTTTAG
- a CDS encoding pseudouridine synthase: MERLQKVIAHAGVASRRDAEKLILAGRVRVNGQVVTELGTKVTKKDLVEVDQVPIYKEEPVYYLFNKPDGVISSVADDKGRKVVVDYFKEIPQRIYPIGRLDYHTTGVLLLTNDGEFANLLMHPRYEIDKVYVAKVKGYPSPDALKRLEEGLVIDGQKTAKARARIRKNKAAKENATVELTIHEGRNRQVRKMLEAVGHPVKRLNRERYGFLTTEGLGVGEYRPLLKAEVERLKQYALQK, translated from the coding sequence ATGGAAAGATTACAAAAGGTCATTGCCCATGCTGGTGTGGCTTCGAGACGCGATGCCGAAAAATTAATCCTTGCTGGCCGGGTGCGGGTCAACGGCCAGGTGGTTACTGAACTCGGCACTAAGGTCACCAAGAAGGACCTCGTTGAAGTTGACCAGGTGCCTATATATAAAGAAGAACCCGTTTACTACTTATTTAATAAGCCGGATGGGGTCATTTCTTCTGTTGCTGATGATAAGGGCAGAAAAGTAGTGGTTGATTATTTTAAAGAGATCCCCCAACGTATTTATCCTATCGGGCGCTTAGATTATCATACGACCGGAGTCTTACTTTTAACCAATGATGGGGAATTTGCCAATTTATTAATGCATCCTCGTTACGAAATTGATAAGGTCTACGTGGCTAAGGTAAAGGGCTATCCTAGCCCTGATGCTCTTAAGCGCTTAGAAGAAGGTCTAGTGATAGACGGGCAGAAAACCGCTAAGGCTAGGGCACGCATTCGGAAAAATAAGGCTGCTAAGGAAAATGCAACCGTTGAGTTGACAATTCATGAAGGACGTAATCGTCAAGTCCGTAAGATGCTTGAAGCAGTTGGCCATCCCGTAAAACGTTTGAACCGCGAACGCTATGGCTTTTTAACGACTGAAGGTCTAGGAGTGGGTGAATACCGGCCATTATTAAAAGCTGAAGTTGAGCGTTTAAAACAATATGCCTTACAAAAATAA
- the scpB gene encoding SMC-Scp complex subunit ScpB codes for MTIEGACESLLFVAGEEGLSLEELANLLDLSKEKVQYSLWNLDKKLKTDSQRGLELVCLGGRYQLLTQKIYADLIQKYAVSPFALKLSQQALETLAVIAYQGPITRLEIDEIRGVQSQAMIKRLLLHDLIEEVGRKEGPGRPILYQVTNYFYQYFGLNSIADLPDISSLLPEDEEDKGLFDEEGDK; via the coding sequence TTGACCATTGAGGGTGCTTGCGAAAGTTTATTATTTGTTGCTGGTGAGGAAGGCCTTAGCCTAGAGGAACTAGCTAATCTTTTAGATCTTTCTAAAGAAAAGGTCCAGTATAGTTTATGGAACTTAGACAAAAAATTAAAAACTGATAGTCAGCGGGGGCTAGAATTAGTATGTCTAGGGGGGCGCTATCAATTACTGACTCAAAAGATCTATGCTGACTTAATCCAAAAATATGCAGTCAGTCCCTTTGCTTTGAAGCTGTCCCAACAAGCCTTGGAAACCTTGGCAGTGATTGCCTACCAAGGCCCAATTACCCGATTAGAAATTGATGAAATCAGGGGAGTTCAATCGCAAGCTATGATTAAACGCCTCTTATTGCATGACTTGATTGAAGAAGTAGGGCGAAAAGAAGGTCCTGGGCGTCCGATTCTTTACCAAGTAACTAATTATTTTTATCAATATTTTGGATTGAATTCAATAGCTGACCTCCCTGATATATCATCGCTTTTACCTGAAGATGAGGAAGATAAGGGCTTATTTGATGAAGAAGGAGATAAATAA
- a CDS encoding ScpA family protein — MNKTKQENTETSNDELHIDLAAFEGPLDLLLHLIKQMEVDIFDIPIVDITNQYLETIHRHQKRDLELASDYLIMAASLIEIKTKLLLPKKAMEKEEEDDPRADLVQQLLTYKQYKAVSAILEEKQADRSLSYSKEASDLSDLQAVVPLPENEVSSEDLLSAFKKMFLRLKQEQPLERTVKGETFTIDEAITSIEEALDQESDHLSFFIC, encoded by the coding sequence ATGAATAAAACTAAGCAAGAAAACACTGAAACTTCTAATGATGAATTACACATCGATCTAGCGGCTTTTGAGGGGCCGCTAGATTTGCTTTTGCATTTAATTAAGCAGATGGAAGTTGATATTTTTGACATTCCCATTGTTGATATCACCAACCAATATTTAGAAACAATTCACCGCCACCAAAAAAGGGACTTGGAACTAGCCAGTGACTATTTGATTATGGCGGCCAGTTTAATTGAAATTAAGACTAAATTACTCTTACCCAAAAAAGCTATGGAAAAAGAAGAGGAAGACGATCCACGAGCCGATTTGGTCCAACAATTACTAACCTATAAGCAATATAAGGCTGTCTCAGCTATCTTAGAAGAAAAACAAGCTGACCGGTCTTTGAGTTACTCTAAAGAGGCCAGTGACCTCTCGGATTTACAAGCCGTTGTACCCTTGCCTGAAAACGAAGTAAGCAGTGAAGACCTCTTATCGGCCTTTAAAAAAATGTTTTTACGCTTGAAGCAGGAACAACCACTAGAAAGAACTGTAAAAGGGGAAACTTTTACAATTGATGAGGCGATTACGAGTATCGAAGAAGCCTTGGACCAAGAGTCAGACCACTTGTCCTTTTTTATTTGCTGA
- a CDS encoding NAD-dependent protein deacylase, which translates to MNKIETLKNMIYESDRIVFFGGAGVSTASGIPDFRSADGLFMQDSGYQVSAEEIISHSFFEKYPQIFFDYYFDHLVYPDAKPNACHRYLADLEAKGKEVAIVTQNIDGLHQEAGSQKVYELHGNVWDNYCLKCKRHYRTEDLEKDDQGIPRCSFDQAIVRPNVVLYEEALDQKEILGAVRAIEQADLMIVAGTSLRVYPAAGLIDYFNGSYLAVINKTKIQVDRKDTLVFEDSLTKVFKALDI; encoded by the coding sequence ATGAATAAGATCGAAACTTTAAAAAATATGATTTATGAAAGTGATCGGATCGTCTTCTTTGGAGGAGCAGGAGTATCCACAGCAAGTGGCATTCCTGATTTTCGTTCTGCGGATGGTTTATTTATGCAAGATTCTGGATATCAGGTCAGTGCAGAAGAAATTATTTCACATTCTTTCTTTGAGAAATATCCCCAAATATTTTTTGACTATTACTTTGATCATTTAGTTTATCCAGATGCTAAACCCAATGCCTGTCACCGCTATTTAGCTGATTTAGAAGCTAAGGGGAAAGAAGTTGCCATTGTCACTCAAAATATCGATGGTCTTCACCAAGAGGCGGGAAGTCAAAAAGTTTATGAATTACATGGCAATGTCTGGGATAATTACTGTCTAAAATGTAAACGACACTATCGGACAGAAGACTTAGAAAAAGATGATCAAGGGATCCCACGATGCAGCTTTGACCAGGCCATCGTACGTCCTAATGTCGTTCTTTATGAAGAGGCACTCGATCAAAAAGAGATATTAGGGGCGGTTAGAGCCATTGAGCAAGCGGACTTGATGATCGTTGCGGGGACTTCTTTAAGAGTCTATCCTGCCGCTGGTTTAATTGATTATTTTAATGGCTCTTATTTAGCAGTCATTAATAAAACAAAGATTCAAGTGGATAGAAAAGATACGTTGGTCTTTGAGGACTCCTTAACCAAAGTATTTAAGGCCTTAGATATTTAA
- a CDS encoding FxLYD domain-containing protein: MKPFKKIIALACLCATLFFLSACSSQNKTDDLFFSDLFTTWQKKQEAASQVDKNSDNAGSQALINSFNTEWEEMKKYQDQSFKDKDLENKVKNYLNELKACVDALNQEPATIDSQTAFNDHYRKRIDILKDLSQDSRFIIQAEALEEIDADKNSKALEEAKENLDFRKAAYSQLEEDLNNLQFTVDQAASTDQSIVMTGTLTNHAKADLVNLGITIKFVDADQKELASDTWKTDRLKQGESQTVTIKNTAPQAAHIQIELNDGLSIEK; encoded by the coding sequence ATGAAGCCATTCAAGAAAATCATTGCCTTGGCCTGCCTCTGTGCGACCTTATTCTTTCTAAGTGCTTGCTCTTCGCAAAACAAAACCGATGACCTATTTTTTAGTGATCTCTTTACCACTTGGCAAAAGAAACAGGAAGCAGCTAGCCAAGTAGATAAAAATAGTGACAATGCCGGTAGTCAAGCTCTCATCAATTCCTTCAATACTGAGTGGGAGGAAATGAAAAAGTATCAAGACCAAAGCTTTAAAGATAAAGATTTAGAAAATAAGGTGAAGAACTACTTAAATGAATTAAAAGCTTGTGTGGATGCTTTGAACCAAGAGCCGGCTACTATCGATAGTCAGACTGCTTTTAATGATCATTACCGGAAGCGAATTGATATCCTGAAAGACTTATCCCAAGATTCACGCTTTATCATTCAAGCAGAAGCTTTGGAAGAAATTGACGCAGATAAAAATTCCAAGGCCCTTGAAGAGGCTAAAGAAAATCTTGACTTCCGTAAAGCAGCCTATTCTCAACTTGAAGAGGATTTAAATAATTTACAGTTCACTGTTGACCAAGCGGCAAGTACTGACCAAAGCATTGTCATGACAGGGACATTAACTAACCATGCCAAAGCTGACTTGGTGAATTTAGGGATAACCATTAAATTTGTCGATGCTGACCAAAAAGAGTTAGCTTCTGATACTTGGAAGACTGACCGACTCAAACAAGGTGAAAGTCAAACTGTAACCATTAAGAATACCGCTCCTCAAGCAGCTCACATCCAAATCGAATTGAATGACGGCCTGTCTATTGAAAAATAA
- the xerD gene encoding site-specific tyrosine recombinase XerD, producing MNDLIEDFLIALRVEQGLSENTIKTYHNVLNQFQMILSEAGIEDIQAVKRQDIIQQLENLNQKGRAVSTMSQYLSTLRHFFKYLILDSVIEENPVENISLPKKKQQLPQVLSVEEVDRLLEMPDVNSTLGLRDRSLLELLYASGLRVSELVHLKISDFHEDLGFLQTIGKGNKERIIPLGEVAKDWLQTYLKESRLKLLGENDQSQGMIYLNHHGRPLSRQGVWKKLKQYIQAAGITKEVSPHTLRHSFATHLLENGADLRVVQELLGHADISTTQIYTHIHSQHMREIYKKTFPRA from the coding sequence ATCAATGATTTGATTGAGGATTTTTTAATTGCTTTACGGGTAGAACAAGGCCTTTCGGAAAATACCATTAAAACTTACCATAATGTTTTAAATCAATTTCAAATGATTTTGTCTGAAGCGGGGATTGAGGATATTCAAGCCGTCAAACGCCAGGATATTATCCAACAGCTAGAAAATTTAAACCAAAAGGGTCGGGCAGTCTCAACCATGAGTCAGTATTTATCGACCCTACGTCACTTCTTTAAATATTTGATTTTGGACTCAGTGATTGAAGAAAACCCGGTGGAAAATATCTCCTTGCCTAAGAAGAAACAGCAGCTCCCTCAAGTGCTAAGTGTTGAAGAAGTTGATCGTTTGTTAGAAATGCCGGACGTCAATTCGACCCTTGGCTTGCGAGATCGTAGTTTATTAGAGTTACTTTACGCGAGTGGACTGCGGGTAAGCGAATTGGTCCATTTAAAAATTAGTGATTTTCACGAAGATCTCGGCTTTCTCCAAACGATTGGTAAGGGCAACAAGGAGCGCATCATTCCTCTTGGAGAAGTGGCCAAAGATTGGCTACAGACTTATCTCAAAGAGAGCCGCCTCAAACTCTTGGGAGAAAATGACCAATCTCAAGGGATGATTTATTTGAACCATCACGGACGTCCCCTTAGTCGGCAGGGGGTTTGGAAGAAGCTCAAGCAATATATCCAAGCTGCTGGGATAACAAAAGAAGTCAGCCCCCATACCTTGCGGCACTCATTTGCAACCCACTTATTGGAAAATGGGGCAGACTTAAGAGTGGTTCAAGAACTCCTGGGCCATGCTGACATTTCTACCACGCAAATTTATACCCACATCCATTCGCAACATATGCGCGAAATTTATAAAAAAACTTTTCCGAGAGCATAG
- a CDS encoding S1 RNA-binding domain-containing protein produces MKELASVVSARVSDYNAKNYYVQFEGKTFELNPSDKIKSLNIGQEIPVFIYTNQKNQAKATLDFPESRQNTYGWAEVTQVRHDLGVFLDIGLPDKDMVLSMDELPSETGLWPKKGDKLYVKLSVDRKDRQWAKLADSVVVQSLTSKVKGNEKRWINQVKKARVYQCKLNGSHLITEDYYLAFIHPSEWEVEPRLGEEVEARVIGIGQNGNLNLSLKPRAFEVINDDAEMIYQVLKRTPEGFLPYNDKSDPNAIRSAFNISKAQFKRALGHLMKTQRIEQNEDGITLKDK; encoded by the coding sequence ATGAAAGAACTAGCTAGTGTAGTCTCTGCTAGAGTGAGTGACTATAATGCAAAGAATTATTATGTCCAGTTCGAGGGAAAGACCTTTGAATTAAACCCCAGTGATAAGATAAAATCGCTGAATATTGGACAAGAAATCCCAGTGTTTATCTATACTAATCAAAAAAATCAAGCCAAAGCGACTCTAGATTTCCCCGAGAGTCGACAAAATACCTATGGCTGGGCTGAGGTCACCCAAGTTCGCCATGATCTAGGTGTCTTTTTAGATATTGGCCTTCCAGATAAGGATATGGTCCTGTCTATGGATGAGTTACCCAGTGAAACAGGGCTTTGGCCTAAAAAGGGCGATAAGCTCTATGTGAAATTATCCGTAGATCGTAAGGACAGGCAATGGGCTAAGCTAGCCGATTCTGTGGTTGTCCAGTCTTTAACCAGTAAAGTTAAGGGAAATGAAAAGCGTTGGATTAATCAAGTCAAAAAAGCTCGGGTTTACCAGTGTAAACTGAATGGGAGCCACTTAATCACAGAGGATTACTACTTGGCTTTTATTCACCCCAGTGAATGGGAAGTAGAGCCCCGCCTAGGAGAAGAGGTGGAAGCTCGGGTTATTGGTATCGGTCAAAATGGAAATCTAAACTTATCCCTAAAGCCACGTGCTTTCGAAGTAATCAATGATGATGCCGAAATGATTTATCAAGTCTTAAAACGTACTCCTGAGGGCTTTTTGCCTTATAACGATAAGAGTGACCCCAATGCGATTCGATCAGCCTTTAATATTTCTAAGGCCCAATTTAAACGTGCCTTGGGCCACCTGATGAAAACTCAGCGAATTGAACAAAATGAAGATGGGATAACTTTAAAGGATAAGTGA
- the pyk gene encoding pyruvate kinase: MPFDMKLLKKTKVVCTIGPASEDPETLVELAKAGMDVARMNFSHGDHDEHLARIKAIRQVEREAGKRIAVMLDTKGPEIRTHNMKDHAPVFLEKGKTVKISMTEVEGTQDMISVTYPQLINDVHVDSHILIDDGLVDLRVTDIDFDKGIVTTVVENSGLIKDKKGVNIPGVSVSLPGITEKDEADIRFGLENGIDIIAASFVRKPEDVLEIREILEETGNETVQIIPKIETQEGVDNIDGILQVSDGLMVARGDLGVEIPTEMVPVVQKELIRKCNAAGKPVITATQMLDSMQRNPRPTRAEASDVANAILDGTDAIMLSGETAAGDYPLEAVKTMTRIAMTTERESELRGQAQQALKEYQNSDVSEAIAQSVAHTARNLNIQTIVAATNSGHTARLISKYRPNAMILALTFSESRAHKLLLSRGVVPMVIEKPASTDEMTLLATQIAKEEDYAKDGDLILITAGVPVGETGTTNLMKIQMIGERLIEAQGLGNQSVIGHVVKAQSPEEAIEKANHDNILVVSTTDERYNEAIKKAGAVIVENATLTSHAAVMSVNTGTPVIVNAKDATNILEEGQLITLDARRGMVYDGATTTI, encoded by the coding sequence ATGCCATTTGATATGAAATTATTAAAGAAAACCAAAGTTGTATGTACGATTGGACCTGCTTCAGAAGATCCAGAAACCCTAGTCGAACTGGCTAAAGCAGGTATGGACGTTGCCCGGATGAACTTTTCTCACGGTGACCACGATGAACACTTAGCCCGCATCAAAGCAATTCGCCAAGTGGAACGTGAAGCTGGAAAACGGATTGCGGTTATGCTAGATACCAAGGGTCCTGAAATTCGTACCCATAACATGAAGGACCATGCTCCGGTTTTCTTAGAAAAGGGTAAAACCGTTAAAATTTCTATGACTGAAGTTGAAGGAACCCAAGACATGATTTCAGTCACTTATCCTCAATTAATTAATGATGTTCATGTTGATTCTCATATTCTCATTGATGATGGTTTAGTTGATTTACGTGTTACTGACATTGACTTTGATAAGGGAATTGTTACCACTGTTGTGGAAAATAGTGGTTTAATCAAAGACAAGAAGGGGGTTAATATTCCTGGCGTTTCCGTATCCCTACCTGGTATCACTGAAAAAGATGAAGCCGACATTCGTTTTGGCCTAGAAAATGGAATTGACATTATCGCTGCTTCCTTTGTTCGTAAGCCAGAAGATGTTTTAGAGATTCGCGAAATTTTAGAAGAAACCGGGAACGAAACAGTTCAAATTATCCCTAAAATTGAAACCCAAGAAGGGGTAGATAATATTGACGGGATTTTGCAAGTTTCTGATGGTTTAATGGTTGCCCGTGGTGACCTAGGGGTAGAAATACCAACTGAGATGGTGCCAGTTGTTCAAAAAGAATTAATCCGTAAGTGTAATGCGGCTGGTAAACCAGTTATTACTGCTACCCAAATGTTAGATTCTATGCAACGTAACCCACGTCCAACCCGGGCTGAAGCTTCTGACGTTGCTAATGCCATTCTAGACGGTACCGATGCGATTATGTTATCCGGTGAAACAGCTGCTGGTGACTACCCACTTGAAGCCGTTAAGACCATGACCCGTATCGCTATGACTACTGAACGTGAAAGCGAATTACGTGGTCAAGCCCAACAAGCCCTTAAAGAATATCAAAACAGTGATGTTTCTGAAGCCATTGCCCAATCTGTTGCCCATACAGCTCGCAATTTGAATATTCAAACCATCGTTGCTGCAACAAATTCAGGTCATACTGCTCGTTTAATTTCTAAGTACCGTCCTAATGCCATGATCTTAGCGCTTACCTTCTCTGAAAGTCGTGCGCATAAGTTATTACTTAGCCGTGGTGTGGTTCCAATGGTCATTGAAAAACCGGCATCTACCGATGAAATGACCTTACTTGCCACCCAAATTGCTAAAGAAGAAGACTACGCTAAAGATGGCGACCTTATCCTTATTACAGCTGGTGTACCGGTTGGGGAAACAGGGACCACCAACTTGATGAAGATTCAAATGATTGGTGAACGTTTGATTGAAGCTCAAGGGCTAGGAAATCAATCAGTCATTGGACACGTGGTTAAAGCTCAAAGCCCAGAAGAAGCCATTGAAAAAGCTAACCATGATAACATCTTAGTGGTTTCTACAACTGATGAACGCTATAATGAAGCCATTAAGAAGGCAGGGGCTGTTATTGTAGAAAACGCCACACTAACTAGCCATGCTGCTGTAATGAGTGTCAATACCGGGACTCCGGTTATCGTTAATGCTAAAGATGCGACGAACATTCTTGAAGAAGGCCAATTGATTACCTTGGATGCACGTCGCGGTATGGTTTATGATGGTGCCACGACGACTATCTAA